One window of Mobula birostris isolate sMobBir1 chromosome 16, sMobBir1.hap1, whole genome shotgun sequence genomic DNA carries:
- the LOC140210906 gene encoding uncharacterized protein, which yields MAHQRVRTGERPFTCLDCGKGFTCSSKLKVHQRVHTGERPFTCSDCGKGFTQSFHLRRHQLVHTGERPFTCSDCGKGFTCSSKLKEHQRFHTGERPFTCSDCGKGFTRSSDLLTHKSLHTGESPFTCSDCGKGFACSSKLKVHQRVHTGERPFTCSDCGKGFTQSSQLEVHQRVHTGERPFTCSDCGKGFTQSSKLKVHQRVHTGERPFTCSNCGKGFTQSCDLLVHKSVHTGERPFTCSDCGKGFICSSQLKVHQRVHTGERPFTCSDCGKGFICSSQLKVHQRIHTGERPFTCSDCGKGFTSSSDLKVHQRVHTGERPFSCSDCGKAFTSSSNLKVHQRVHTGKRPFTCSDCGKGFTCSSELKVHQRVHTGERPFTCSDCGKGFTCSSNLKVHQRVHTGERPFTCSDCGKGFTLSSQLLRHQSVHTGERPFTCLDCGKGFTCSSKLKVHQRVHTGERPFTCSDCGKGFTKSYNLQSHQSVHTGERPFICSECAKGFSQASHLLRHHSVHTGKRPFTCSDCGKAFTKLSKLKVHQRVHTGKRPFTCSVCRKGFTRPSQLQRHQQVHTGERLMTWSDFGKRFSQPSH from the coding sequence atggctcaccagcgagttcgcaccggggagcggccgttcacctgcttggactgcgggaagggattcacttgctcatctaagctgaaggtacatcagcgagttcacactggggagaggccattcacctgctcagactgtgggaagggattcactcagtcatttcaCCTCAGAAGGcaccagttagttcacactggggagaggccatttacctgctcagactgtgggaagggattcacttgctcatctaaactgaaggaacatcagcgatttcacactggagagaggccgttcacctgctcagactgcgggaagggattcactcggtcatctgacctactgacaCACAAGtcacttcacactggggagagtccgttcacctgctcagactgcgggaagggattcgcttgctcatctaaactgaaggtacatcagcgagttcacactggggagaggccgttcacctgctcagactgtgggaaaggattcactcagtcatcccaactggaggtacatcagcgagttcacactggagagaggccattcacctgctcagactgtgggaagggattcactcagtcatctaaactgaaggtacatcagcgagttcacactggagagaggccattcacctgctcaaactgtgggaagggattcactcagtcatgcgACCTACtagtacacaagtcagttcacactggggagaggccgttcacctgctcagactgcgggaagggattcatttgctcatcccaactgaaggtacatcagcgagttcacactggagagaggccattcacctgctcagactgtggaaagggattcatttgctcatcccaactgaaggtacatcagcgaattcacactggagagaggccgttcacctgctcagactgtgggaagggattcacttcgtcatccgacctgaaggtacatcagcgagttcacactggggagaggccattcagctgctcagactgcgggaaggcattcacttcgtcatctaacctgaaggtacatcagcgagttcacactggcaagaggccattcacctgctcggactgtgggaagggattcacttgctcatccgaattgaaggtacatcagcgagttcacactggggagaggccgttcacctgctcagactgtgggaagggattcacttgctcatctaacctgaaggtacatcagcgagttcacactggggagaggccgttcacctgctcagactgtgggaaggggttcactttgtcatctcagttactgagacaccagtcagttcacactggggagaggccattcacttgcttggactgtgggaagggattcacttgctcatctaaactgaaggtacatcagagagttcacactggagagagaccattcacttgctcagactgtgggaagggatttactaaaTCATATAACCTACAGAgccaccagtcagttcacactggagagaggccgttcatctgctcggaATGTGCGAAGGGATTCAGTcaggcatctcacctactgagacaccactcagttcacactggaaagaggccattcacctgctcagactgtgggaaggcattcactaaATTAtccaaactgaaggtacatcagcgagttcacactgggaagagaccgttcacctgctcagtgtgtcgtaagggattcactcggccatctcaactgcagagacaccagcaagttcacactggggagaggctgatGACATGGTCAGACTTTGGGAAAAGATTTTCTCAGCCAAGTcactga